One genomic segment of Ricinus communis isolate WT05 ecotype wild-type chromosome 5, ASM1957865v1, whole genome shotgun sequence includes these proteins:
- the LOC8289812 gene encoding sirohydrochlorin ferrochelatase, chloroplastic isoform X3 → MSLKFLSISSASETGASYKWTQPAFAKFPTCPSKTKYLSSRMYLSTANSGFTDGIIGDEDGLIIVDHGSRRKESNLMLNEFVNMFRDRTGYPIVEPAHMELAEPSIKDAFGLCVQQGANRVIVSPFFLFPGRHWHQDIPSLTAEAAKEHPGVSYIVTAPLGLHELLVDVLNDRIEHCLSHVAGDADECAACVGTGKCKLY, encoded by the exons atgtcgTTGAAGTTTCTCTCCAT TAGTTCAGCGAGCGAGACTGGAGCAAGTTATAAATGGACACAGCCTGCTTTTGCAAAATTCCCGACATGTCCCTCAAAAACCAAGTATTTATCTTCACGGATGTATTTGAGCACTGCAAATAGTGGATTTACAGACGGGATTATCGGAGACGAAGATGGACTGATCATTGTTGACCATGGCTCGCGTCGTAAGGAATCAAACCTCATGCTAA ATGAGTTTGTTAACATGTTTAGAGACAGAACGGGATACCCAATTGTTGAGCCAGCTCATATG GAGCTTGCGGAACCCTCAATAAAAGATGCATTTGGTTTATGTGTTCAACAAGGGGCAAATCGGGTGATTGTAAGCCCATTCTTTCTCTTTCCTGGGCGGCACTGGCATCAG GATATTCCTTCCTTGACTGCTGAGGCTGCTAAGGAGCACCCTGGTGTGTCTTATATTGTAACTGCACCGCTTGGCTTGCACGAACTACTTGTG GATGTTTTGAATGACAGGATTGAACACTGCTTAAGCCATGTAGCAGGAGATGCAGATGAATGTGCAGCATGTGTTGGAACAGGCAAATGCAAGCTTTATTAG
- the LOC8289814 gene encoding uncharacterized protein LOC8289814 isoform X2, translating into MLKENDAVLSTALVDSFRKIFRLQSHRLSFFVKEKRLCSYSSKEMACSLKFLNPIKLSCTSIFRRHPVNGKFELIRTWMKQFEPKRYTLYSKLIHQDIPNVHLSGNALSFGGLLGVSFIIGSLGYYQQVAYAMDGQDILVDDRDFSGGSSNVGKDFPLIWIYVRKLWLPAFFFLTVLVNWDHPIILMTKVVLFLFSTKPSPLSVYVFVEQLCKQSVREKPYLYLLKVAYMLKFLWAFISVLPLTTFMGDG; encoded by the exons atgcTTAAGGAGAACGACGCCGTATTATCAACAGCATTAGTAGATTCGTTTCGGAAAATTTTTAGATTGCAGAGCCACCGTTTGAGCTTTTtcgtaaaagaaaaaaggcttTGTTCATACAGTAGCAAAGAAATGGCATGCAGTTTAAAGTTCCTTAATCCAATTAAACTATCTTGCACTTCAATCTTTAGAAGACATCCAG TAAATGGCAAATTTGAGCTTATAAGAACATGGATGAAGCAGTTTGAACCTAAACGATACACTCTATACTCAAAACTTATACATCAAGATATTCCTAATGTACATTTATCag GAAATGCATTAAGTTTTGGAGGATTGCTTGGTGTATCATTTATAATTGGATCTTTAGGCTACTATCAGCAAGTTGCATATGCAATGGATG GGCAAGATATATTGGTGGATGATAGAGATTTTTCAGGTGGCTCATCAAACGTGGGAAAAGATTTTCCTTTGATTTGGATATATGTGAGAAAATTATGGCTTCctgcttttttctttctcactGTTTTGGTGAATTGGGATCATCCTATTATACTCATGACTAAAGTTGTGCTTTTCCTCTTTAGTACCAAGCCTAGCCCTTTATCAGTTTATGTATTCGTTGAACAG TTGTGCAAGCAATCCGTGCGTGAAAAACCCTACTTGTACTTACTAAAG gtTGCATACATGCTGAAGTTCTTGTGGGCTTTCATATCCGTTCTTCCTTTGACTACATTCATGGGTGATGGGTGA
- the LOC8289814 gene encoding uncharacterized protein LOC8289814 isoform X4: MLKENDAVLSTALVDSFRKIFRLQSHRLSFFVKEKRLCSYSSKEMACSLKFLNPIKLSCTSIFRRHPVNGKFELIRTWMKQFEPKRYTLYSKLIHQDIPNVHLSGNALSFGGLLGVSFIIGSLGYYQQVAYAMDGQDILVDDRDFSGGSSNVGKDFPLIWIYLCKQSVREKPYLYLLKSLYANKVEVQDCKLFCLATVEVKDQKLTLVGVLGGWWVLPFSQRAFSVFWDSALY, translated from the exons atgcTTAAGGAGAACGACGCCGTATTATCAACAGCATTAGTAGATTCGTTTCGGAAAATTTTTAGATTGCAGAGCCACCGTTTGAGCTTTTtcgtaaaagaaaaaaggcttTGTTCATACAGTAGCAAAGAAATGGCATGCAGTTTAAAGTTCCTTAATCCAATTAAACTATCTTGCACTTCAATCTTTAGAAGACATCCAG TAAATGGCAAATTTGAGCTTATAAGAACATGGATGAAGCAGTTTGAACCTAAACGATACACTCTATACTCAAAACTTATACATCAAGATATTCCTAATGTACATTTATCag GAAATGCATTAAGTTTTGGAGGATTGCTTGGTGTATCATTTATAATTGGATCTTTAGGCTACTATCAGCAAGTTGCATATGCAATGGATG GGCAAGATATATTGGTGGATGATAGAGATTTTTCAGGTGGCTCATCAAACGTGGGAAAAGATTTTCCTTTGATTTGGATATAT TTGTGCAAGCAATCCGTGCGTGAAAAACCCTACTTGTACTTACTAAAG TCATTATATGCTAACAAAGTTGAAGTCCAAGACTGCAAACTTTTTTGCCTTGCCACAGTCGAAGTAAAAGACCAGAAGCTGACCTTAGTAGGAGTTCTTGGTGGCTGGTGGGTTTTGCCATTTTCACAGAGAGCATTTTCTGTGTTTTGGGACAGTGCACTTTATTGA
- the LOC8289814 gene encoding uncharacterized protein LOC8289814 isoform X1, giving the protein MLKENDAVLSTALVDSFRKIFRLQSHRLSFFVKEKRLCSYSSKEMACSLKFLNPIKLSCTSIFRRHPVNGKFELIRTWMKQFEPKRYTLYSKLIHQDIPNVHLSGNALSFGGLLGVSFIIGSLGYYQQVAYAMDGQDILVDDRDFSGGSSNVGKDFPLIWIYVRKLWLPAFFFLTVLVNWDHPIILMTKVVLFLFSTKPSPLSVYVFVEQLCKQSVREKPYLYLLKSLYANKVEVQDCKLFCLATVEVKDQKLTLVGVLGGWWVLPFSQRAFSVFWDSALY; this is encoded by the exons atgcTTAAGGAGAACGACGCCGTATTATCAACAGCATTAGTAGATTCGTTTCGGAAAATTTTTAGATTGCAGAGCCACCGTTTGAGCTTTTtcgtaaaagaaaaaaggcttTGTTCATACAGTAGCAAAGAAATGGCATGCAGTTTAAAGTTCCTTAATCCAATTAAACTATCTTGCACTTCAATCTTTAGAAGACATCCAG TAAATGGCAAATTTGAGCTTATAAGAACATGGATGAAGCAGTTTGAACCTAAACGATACACTCTATACTCAAAACTTATACATCAAGATATTCCTAATGTACATTTATCag GAAATGCATTAAGTTTTGGAGGATTGCTTGGTGTATCATTTATAATTGGATCTTTAGGCTACTATCAGCAAGTTGCATATGCAATGGATG GGCAAGATATATTGGTGGATGATAGAGATTTTTCAGGTGGCTCATCAAACGTGGGAAAAGATTTTCCTTTGATTTGGATATATGTGAGAAAATTATGGCTTCctgcttttttctttctcactGTTTTGGTGAATTGGGATCATCCTATTATACTCATGACTAAAGTTGTGCTTTTCCTCTTTAGTACCAAGCCTAGCCCTTTATCAGTTTATGTATTCGTTGAACAG TTGTGCAAGCAATCCGTGCGTGAAAAACCCTACTTGTACTTACTAAAG TCATTATATGCTAACAAAGTTGAAGTCCAAGACTGCAAACTTTTTTGCCTTGCCACAGTCGAAGTAAAAGACCAGAAGCTGACCTTAGTAGGAGTTCTTGGTGGCTGGTGGGTTTTGCCATTTTCACAGAGAGCATTTTCTGTGTTTTGGGACAGTGCACTTTATTGA
- the LOC8289814 gene encoding uncharacterized protein LOC8289814 isoform X3, producing MLKENDAVLSTALVDSFRKIFRLQSHRLSFFVKEKRLCSYSSKEMACSLKFLNPIKLSCTSIFRRHPVNGKFELIRTWMKQFEPKRYTLYSKLIHQDIPNVHLSGNALSFGGLLGVSFIIGSLGYYQQVAYAMDGQDILVDDRDFSGGSSNVGKDFPLIWIYVRKLWLPAFFFLTVLVNWDHPIILMTKVVLFLFSTKPSPLSVYVFVEQLCKQSVREKPYLYLLKPHNGQRPKLRH from the exons atgcTTAAGGAGAACGACGCCGTATTATCAACAGCATTAGTAGATTCGTTTCGGAAAATTTTTAGATTGCAGAGCCACCGTTTGAGCTTTTtcgtaaaagaaaaaaggcttTGTTCATACAGTAGCAAAGAAATGGCATGCAGTTTAAAGTTCCTTAATCCAATTAAACTATCTTGCACTTCAATCTTTAGAAGACATCCAG TAAATGGCAAATTTGAGCTTATAAGAACATGGATGAAGCAGTTTGAACCTAAACGATACACTCTATACTCAAAACTTATACATCAAGATATTCCTAATGTACATTTATCag GAAATGCATTAAGTTTTGGAGGATTGCTTGGTGTATCATTTATAATTGGATCTTTAGGCTACTATCAGCAAGTTGCATATGCAATGGATG GGCAAGATATATTGGTGGATGATAGAGATTTTTCAGGTGGCTCATCAAACGTGGGAAAAGATTTTCCTTTGATTTGGATATATGTGAGAAAATTATGGCTTCctgcttttttctttctcactGTTTTGGTGAATTGGGATCATCCTATTATACTCATGACTAAAGTTGTGCTTTTCCTCTTTAGTACCAAGCCTAGCCCTTTATCAGTTTATGTATTCGTTGAACAG TTGTGCAAGCAATCCGTGCGTGAAAAACCCTACTTGTACTTACTAAAG CCCCACAATGGGCAACGTCCAAAATTAAGGCATTGA
- the LOC8289813 gene encoding chaperone protein dnaJ C76, chloroplastic isoform X2 produces the protein MKGMSLSIVSVYYPFSLPKLSQFHGCFNPNNTCSRWRQKCPRIRCCIRQTASTRTDKNYYELLGVSVDSDVKGIKEAYRKLQKKYHPDIAGQQGHEYTLMLNEAYKILMREDLRREYDISIGQYGKNNNVVMGFSSWRGPFRSQALFVDENACIGCRECVHNACNTFVMDEANGSARVKVQFGDDDQQIQVSVDSCPVNCIHWVDTEELAVLEFLNQPKLKEGYGVFGQGWERPTNVFVAAKSFTRSTVEEETPAQAEARANASMKIKMERFSEIWNLVKKTFWFKHEE, from the exons ATGAAGGGTATGTCACTTTCTATAGTCTCAGTTTATTATCCTTTCTCTCTGCCAAAACTTTCTCAATTTCATGGCTGCTTCAATCCAAACAATACCTGCTCAAG ATGGAGGCAGAAATGCCCAAGAATCAGATGCTGTATTAGACAGACAGCAAGTACAAGAACAGACAAGAATTACTATGAGTTGCTTGGAGTTTCTGTCGATTCAGATGTCAAAGGAATCAAAGAAGCTTACAGGAAGTTGCAGAAGAAATACCACCCTGATATTGCTGGCCAACAG GGTCATGAGTATACTTTAATGCTGAATGAGGCTTATAAGATCCTGATGAGGGAGGATCTAAGGAGAGAGTATGATATTTCCATTGGTCAATATGGGAAAAACAATAATGTTGTAATGGGTTTCAGCTCCTGGAGAGGGCCATTCAGATCCCAAGCTCTATTTGTTGATGAAAACGCATGCATAG GATGCAGAGAATGTGTGCACAATGCCTGCAACACATTCGTGATGGATGAAGCTAACGGAAGTGCAAGAGTCAAAGTTCAATTTGGAGACGATGACCAACAAATTCAG GTTTCAGTTGATTCATGCCCTGTGAACTGCATTCACTGGGTTGATACGGAAGAATTAGCAGTGCTTGAGTTTCTGAATCAACCTAAACTTAAGGAAGGATATGGTGTATTTGGACAAGGCTGGGAAAGACCTACTAATGTTTTTGTGGCAGCAAAGTCATTCA CACGATCAACTGTTGAAGAAGAGACGCCTGCTCAAGCTGAGGCTCGAGCCAATGCTAGCATGAAAATCAAGATGGAGAGGTTTTCAGAAATTTGGAACTTGGTTAAGAAAACTTTTTGGTTCAAACATGAGGAATAG
- the LOC8289812 gene encoding sirohydrochlorin ferrochelatase, chloroplastic isoform X1, whose translation MSLKFLSMSLPLQITVNNSSASETGASYKWTQPAFAKFPTCPSKTKYLSSRMYLSTANSGFTDGIIGDEDGLIIVDHGSRRKESNLMLNEFVNMFRDRTGYPIVEPAHMELAEPSIKDAFGLCVQQGANRVIVSPFFLFPGRHWHQDIPSLTAEAAKEHPGVSYIVTAPLGLHELLVDVLNDRIEHCLSHVAGDADECAACVGTGKCKLY comes from the exons atgtcgTTGAAGTTTCTCTCCATGTCTCTTCCTCTTCAAATTACCGTTAATAA TAGTTCAGCGAGCGAGACTGGAGCAAGTTATAAATGGACACAGCCTGCTTTTGCAAAATTCCCGACATGTCCCTCAAAAACCAAGTATTTATCTTCACGGATGTATTTGAGCACTGCAAATAGTGGATTTACAGACGGGATTATCGGAGACGAAGATGGACTGATCATTGTTGACCATGGCTCGCGTCGTAAGGAATCAAACCTCATGCTAA ATGAGTTTGTTAACATGTTTAGAGACAGAACGGGATACCCAATTGTTGAGCCAGCTCATATG GAGCTTGCGGAACCCTCAATAAAAGATGCATTTGGTTTATGTGTTCAACAAGGGGCAAATCGGGTGATTGTAAGCCCATTCTTTCTCTTTCCTGGGCGGCACTGGCATCAG GATATTCCTTCCTTGACTGCTGAGGCTGCTAAGGAGCACCCTGGTGTGTCTTATATTGTAACTGCACCGCTTGGCTTGCACGAACTACTTGTG GATGTTTTGAATGACAGGATTGAACACTGCTTAAGCCATGTAGCAGGAGATGCAGATGAATGTGCAGCATGTGTTGGAACAGGCAAATGCAAGCTTTATTAG
- the LOC8289813 gene encoding chaperone protein dnaJ C76, chloroplastic isoform X1 encodes MKGMSLSIVSVYYPFSLPKLSQFHGCFNPNNTCSRWRQKCPRIRCCIRQTASTRTDKNYYELLGVSVDSDVKGIKEAYRKLQKKYHPDIAGQQGHEYTLMLNEAYKILMREDLRREYDISIGQYGKNNNVVMGFSSWRGPFRSQALFVDENACIGCRECVHNACNTFVMDEANGSARVKVQFGDDDQQIQVSVDSCPVNCIHWVDTEELAVLEFLNQPKLKEGYGVFGQGWERPTNVFVAAKSFSKQLKQQPDYFQSNARSTVEEETPAQAEARANASMKIKMERFSEIWNLVKKTFWFKHEE; translated from the exons ATGAAGGGTATGTCACTTTCTATAGTCTCAGTTTATTATCCTTTCTCTCTGCCAAAACTTTCTCAATTTCATGGCTGCTTCAATCCAAACAATACCTGCTCAAG ATGGAGGCAGAAATGCCCAAGAATCAGATGCTGTATTAGACAGACAGCAAGTACAAGAACAGACAAGAATTACTATGAGTTGCTTGGAGTTTCTGTCGATTCAGATGTCAAAGGAATCAAAGAAGCTTACAGGAAGTTGCAGAAGAAATACCACCCTGATATTGCTGGCCAACAG GGTCATGAGTATACTTTAATGCTGAATGAGGCTTATAAGATCCTGATGAGGGAGGATCTAAGGAGAGAGTATGATATTTCCATTGGTCAATATGGGAAAAACAATAATGTTGTAATGGGTTTCAGCTCCTGGAGAGGGCCATTCAGATCCCAAGCTCTATTTGTTGATGAAAACGCATGCATAG GATGCAGAGAATGTGTGCACAATGCCTGCAACACATTCGTGATGGATGAAGCTAACGGAAGTGCAAGAGTCAAAGTTCAATTTGGAGACGATGACCAACAAATTCAG GTTTCAGTTGATTCATGCCCTGTGAACTGCATTCACTGGGTTGATACGGAAGAATTAGCAGTGCTTGAGTTTCTGAATCAACCTAAACTTAAGGAAGGATATGGTGTATTTGGACAAGGCTGGGAAAGACCTACTAATGTTTTTGTGGCAGCAAAGTCATTCAGTAAGCAGTTAAAACAACAGCCTGACTATTTTCAAAGTAATG CACGATCAACTGTTGAAGAAGAGACGCCTGCTCAAGCTGAGGCTCGAGCCAATGCTAGCATGAAAATCAAGATGGAGAGGTTTTCAGAAATTTGGAACTTGGTTAAGAAAACTTTTTGGTTCAAACATGAGGAATAG
- the LOC8289812 gene encoding sirohydrochlorin ferrochelatase, chloroplastic isoform X2, whose product MSLKFLSMSLPLQITVNNSASETGASYKWTQPAFAKFPTCPSKTKYLSSRMYLSTANSGFTDGIIGDEDGLIIVDHGSRRKESNLMLNEFVNMFRDRTGYPIVEPAHMELAEPSIKDAFGLCVQQGANRVIVSPFFLFPGRHWHQDIPSLTAEAAKEHPGVSYIVTAPLGLHELLVDVLNDRIEHCLSHVAGDADECAACVGTGKCKLY is encoded by the exons atgtcgTTGAAGTTTCTCTCCATGTCTCTTCCTCTTCAAATTACCGTTAATAA TTCAGCGAGCGAGACTGGAGCAAGTTATAAATGGACACAGCCTGCTTTTGCAAAATTCCCGACATGTCCCTCAAAAACCAAGTATTTATCTTCACGGATGTATTTGAGCACTGCAAATAGTGGATTTACAGACGGGATTATCGGAGACGAAGATGGACTGATCATTGTTGACCATGGCTCGCGTCGTAAGGAATCAAACCTCATGCTAA ATGAGTTTGTTAACATGTTTAGAGACAGAACGGGATACCCAATTGTTGAGCCAGCTCATATG GAGCTTGCGGAACCCTCAATAAAAGATGCATTTGGTTTATGTGTTCAACAAGGGGCAAATCGGGTGATTGTAAGCCCATTCTTTCTCTTTCCTGGGCGGCACTGGCATCAG GATATTCCTTCCTTGACTGCTGAGGCTGCTAAGGAGCACCCTGGTGTGTCTTATATTGTAACTGCACCGCTTGGCTTGCACGAACTACTTGTG GATGTTTTGAATGACAGGATTGAACACTGCTTAAGCCATGTAGCAGGAGATGCAGATGAATGTGCAGCATGTGTTGGAACAGGCAAATGCAAGCTTTATTAG